A genomic segment from Drosophila miranda strain MSH22 chromosome 3, D.miranda_PacBio2.1, whole genome shotgun sequence encodes:
- the LOC108159016 gene encoding patronin isoform X15, with protein sequence MDAAESQEIRQARQRASVKWLLSKAFNNRVPDNLKEPFYRDHENQERLKPQIIVELGNATLYCQTLSNLYSDPNYQSLNHWSIIQTLARKGVPVAESSDMPITETVLIQTNPLRINAHMSVIESLMVLYAKEISSGDRIMSAIRRISGSNYQTPPGQTYEQALLAWISHACAALKKRIIKEVETGLPDENGTRLQTPDIPPVRDFQDLCDGICLALLIAYYCPKVVPWTMVRINYLPAVEDSIHNILLVSNFSQKHLPYGVFHMTPEDVTFMRGSMKLNLVLLLTDLFNLFEIHPAKCVCYPGMDGQDVIARRTLGANEHGICHRRGLTMQPVMPIPDLRSDLDQPPVGSPSNRPPFQVPHSNSFSGGLNRRSTPPNEHQQQQQQHQQAVVQANSNHFDGNQGEAFVVHKSRGITTLSSMHSQQQQQHHHQQQHQQQQQFHQQQQSQLQQQLQQQQQQQQQQQQEPLVPARLRQAKEKTNVESKADERGDFVAAGRPSNWEQSRRPSFAGRRSRRNSSSEDSQLTIENFGGSQDQLNTLGGRFDRDRERDRDRDRERKLSNTSIAEPAVAVRSSIADARGTLQLGYDTDSGSEKQDRETEKYSMRRQASVDNVPTVSAHNLSNASSPLPQARNKQHSSDKDYSHSVADTYNDARSSAYDPESTPVRKSSTSSMPASPAAWQLDVGDEDMRSLENASKLSTIRMKLEEKRRRIEQDKRKIEMALLRHQEKEDLESCPEVMKWETMSNESKRTPDMDPVDLDKYQQQTYGSQQHLSDHHYQQQQRPMQQSFGSSPHLPQAYNAPVSAYSSRPPSRDPYQQQQHQQQHQQQQQQPMAMPQPMQFVNEHGQYMSPPQPSHYQPQSIYSDNGAPYNNHSPHYGAAAPPQYRSSVVFDDYGQPTNHFYLHESSPQAQPQVHPQRRTWAHSAAAAAYEQQQQIQQPMVDVNAWQSQQQQQQHHQQQKKAQQPWMNRPPSSAGGAAQGSFMLHQNGGGGGGGGGGELQHLFQVQASPQHSQRQLGGGANGVQRQQSLTNLRDNRSPKSQHQPQTMGMAMQQEDMMAPQSICFIGDEEDVDEVERNIIESMQATRISDFVLQQQQQQQHHQQQLQLQQQQQRLQGGRGSSSEDYDSGEMISNKLNITSGNLTYRIPSPSRPSIQANSFQDPRDCEDQPAEKGFYISFDDDQPKRPKPPLRAKRSPKKEALPLGDSSSSSRDRDRDSVDHQTLLKRESLSQLHNNNNNNGSEDGHKSAGANRHSIHGLNHSNSVKSPGNATYNKYTDEAPIQLRHLAVSGSDPFGHEPHPHPQPMQQQPMSPTRIQQSNNSAEAAKNKALVIGADATNLDPESVDEMERRKEKIMLLSLQRRQQQEEAKARKEIEASQKREKEREKEEERARKKEDQMARRAAILEQHRLKKAIEEAEREGKTLDRPDLHVKLQPQSSSATNPRLRQQRTTRPRPKTIHVDDASVDISEASSISSRGKKGSSSNLTGYGQLSSNSMKRDYYRGSQDSLTVKESPDDYPSTSSTPIGRRGSYKTSREPAAVERGRTLSRISVAKGSTLNFRGRKSNSLMNLCDTDSGLGRATPPRRAPSPGMGASGRHMPSPSGPGSLPPGLISKRRGFDDGSSDFSLTPNFNMEYSGPKLYKQPAAKSNRGIILNAVEYCVFPGAVNREAKQKVLEKIARSEAKHFLVLFRDAGCQFRALYSYMPESGDQVTKLYGTGPSQVDEVMFDKFFKYNSGGKCFSQVHTKHLTVTIDAFTIHNSLWQGKRVQLPSKKDMALVI encoded by the exons ATGGATGCCGCCGAATCACAGGAAATACGACAG GCTCGTCAACGTGCTTCCGTCAAGTGGCTGCTCTCGAAGGCCTTCAACAATCGTGTGCCGGACAACCTGAAGGAGCCCTTCTATCGCGACCATGAGAATCAGGAGCGCCTCAAGCCCCAGATCATTGTGGAGCTGGGCAACGCCACGCTGTACTGCCAGACGTTGTCCAATCTGTACTCAGATCCCAACTACCAAAGCTTGAATCACTGGTCAATAATACAGACGCTAGCGCGCAAGGGTGTCCCGGTGGCCGAGTCCTCGGACATGCCCATTACCGAAACGGTATTAATTCAAACGAATCCGTTGCGAATT AACGCCCACATGTCTGTGATAGAATCGCTGATGGTTTTGTATGCCAAGGAGATATCATCGGGTGACCGCATCATGTCGGCCATCAGAAG AATATCTGGCAGCAATTACCAGACGCCTCCTGGCCAAACGTATGAGCAAGCTCTGCTGGCTTGGATTTCGCATGCCTGCGCGGCTCTGAAGAAGCGCATCATCAAGGAGGTGGAGACAGGGCTGCCCGATGAGAAT GGCACGCGTCTGCAGACGCCGGACATACCGCCAGTGAGGGACTTCCAGGATCTGTGCGATGGCATCTGCCTGGCGCTGCTCATCGCCTACTACTGCCCCAAGGTGGTGCCCTGGACGATGGTGCGCATCAACTATCTGCCGGCTGTCGAGGACTCCATACACAATATCCTGCTCGTGAGCAATTTCTCACAGAAGCATCTGCCATATGGCGTCTTCCACATGACGCCCGAGGATGTGACCTTCATGAGGGG ATCGATGAAACTGAATCTGGTACTGCTGCTCACGGATCTGTTCAATCTGTTCGAGATACATCCGGCGAAGTGTGTCTGCTACCCGGGCATGGATGGTCAGG ATGTCATCGCCCGGCGCACCTTGGGCGCCAATGAGCACGGAATCTGCCACCGACGGGGCCTCACAATGCAGCCCGTTATGCCCATACCCGATCTCCGCAGCGATCTCGACCAGCCGCCCGTTGGCTCGCCCTCGAATCGGCCGCCATTTCAAG TTCCGCATTCGAATTCATTCAGCGGCGGCTTAAATCGCAGATCCACCCCGCCAAACgaacaccaacaacagcaacaacaacaccaacaggCGGTTGTTCAAGCAAATTCGAATCATTTCGATGGTAATCAAGGCGAAG CCTTCGTCGTGCACAAGTCGCGTGGCATCACCACACTCTCATCCATGCactcgcagcagcagcagcaacaccaccaccaacagcaacatcagcaacagcaacagttccaccagcagcagcagtcgcagctacagcaacagctacagcagcaacagcagcagcagcagcagcagcagcaggagcccTTGGTTCCGGCTCGCTTGCGTCAGGCTAAAGAAAAGACCAATGTCGAGTCCAAGGCGGATGAGAGAG GCGATTTTGTCGCTGCGGGTCGACCAAGTAACTGGGAACAGAGCCGTCGGCCAAGCTTTGCAG GGCGCCGCTCGCGCAGGAACTCCTCCAGCGAGGACTCCCAGCTGACCATCGAGAACTTTGGCGGCTCCCAGGATCAGCTGAACACGCTGGGAGGCAGATTCGATCGGGATCGCGAACGGGAccgagacagggacagggagcGGAAGTTGTCCAACACCAGCATAG CTGAACCCGCTGTGGCCGTGCGCTCCTCCATTGCCGATGCCCGGGGCACGCTGCAGCTTGGCTACGACACGGATTCGGGCTCGGAGAAGCAGGACCGCGAGACGGAGAAGTATTCAATGCGTCGGCAGGCGAG TGTCGACAATGTGCCCACGGTGTCGGCTCACAATCTATCGAATGCGAGCAGCCCCTTGCCACAGGCACGGAACAAGCAACATTCCAGCGACAAAGACTACAGCCACAGCGTGGCGGACACCTACAACGATGCCCGCTCCAGTGCCTACGATCCGGAGAGCACACCAGTGCGCAAGTCCTCCACCAGCAGCATGCCAGCGAGCCCCGCAGCCTGGCAGCTGGACGTGGGCGATGAGGACATGCGCTCGCTGGAGAACGCCAGCAAGCTGTCCACCATACGCATGAAGCTGGAGGAGAAGCGTCGTCGCATTGAGCAGGACAAGCGGAAGATCGAAATGGCCCTGCTCAGGCACCAGGAGAAG GAGGATCTCGAATCTTGTCCGGAGGTTATGAAGTGGGAGACCATGAGTAATGAATCGAAGCGCACGCCGGACATGGATCCCGTTGACTTGGACAAGTACCAG caacagacgTATGGGTCGCAGCAGCACCTGTCTGACCACCactaccagcagcagcagagaccCATGCAGCAAAGCTTTGGCTCATCGCCGCATCTTCCGCAGGCCTACAATGCCCCAGTCAGTGCGTACAGCTCCCGTCCGCCCAGCCGCGATCCctaccagcagcaacaacatcagcagcaacaccagcagcagcagcagcagcccatgGCCATGCCCCAGCCGATGCAGTTCGTCAATGAGCACGGCCAGTACATGTCGCCGCCGCAGCCCTCCCACTACCAGCCGCAGAGCATCTACAGCGACAACGGAGCGCCCTACAACAACCACTCGCCGCACTACGGAGCGGCTGCTCCTCCGCAGTACAGGAGCAGTGTGGTCTTCGATGACTATGGCCAGCCCACGAACCACTTCTACCTGCATGAGTCCTCGCCACAGGCACAGCCACAGGTCCATCCCCAGCGCCGCACCTGGGCGCActcagcagcagccgccgcctacgagcagcagcagcagatacAGCAGCCGATGGTGGATGTGAATGCGTGGCAgtcacagcagcagcagcaacagcaccaccagcagcagaagaaggccCAGCAGCCCTGGATGAACAGGCCTCCCTCCAGCGCGGGAGGAGCGGCCCAGGGCAGCTTTATGCTGCACCAGAACGGGGGAGGaggtggtggcggcggcggaggcGAGCTCCAGCATCTGTTCCAGGTGCAGGCCTCGCCGCAGCACTCGCAGCGCCAGTTGGGTGGGGGGGCCAACGGGGTGCAGAGACAGCAATCACTGACCAATCTGCGCGACAATCGCTCGCCCAAGTCCCAGCACCAGCCGCAGACCATGGGTATGGCCATGCAGCAGGAGGACATGATGGCACCGCAGAGCATTTGCTTCATTGGCGACGAGGAGGATGTGGACGAGGTGGAGCGCAACATCATCGAGTCCATGCAGGCCACACGCATCTCGGACTTTGtgcttcagcagcagcagcaacagcaacatcaccagcagcaactgcaactgcagcagcagcagcagcgtctgCAAGGCGGAAGGGGCAGTAGTTCGGAGGACTACGACAGCGGCGAGATGATTTCCAACAAGCTGAACATCACCAGCGGCAATCTCACCTACCGCATACCCTCGCCCTCGCGCCCCTCCATTCAGGCCAACAGTTTCCAGGACCCGCGCGATTGCGAGGATCAGCCGGCTGAGAAGGGCTTCTACATCTCCTTCGACGACGACCAGCCCAAGCGGCCCAAGCCGCCGCTGCGCGCCAAGCGCTCGCCCAAGAAGGAGGCCCTTCCGTTgggcgacagcagcagcagcagccgcgacagggacagggacagcgTGGACCACCAGACTCTGCTCAAACGGGAGTCCCTAAGTCAACtgcacaacaacaataacaacaacggCAGCGAGGACGGCCACAAGTCAGCAGGGGCCAACAGGCACAGCATCCACGGCCTCAACCACTCCAACAGTGTCAAATCGCCCGGCAATGCCACCTACAACAAGTACACGGACGAGGCGCCCATCCAACTACGCCATCTGGCCGTATCGGGCTCGGATCCATTTGGCCacgagccacacccacacccacagcccatgcagcagcagcccatgTCACCCACGCGAATCCAGCAGAGCAACAACAGTGCCGAGGCGGCCAAGAACAAGGCGCTGGTGATTGGAGCCGACGCCACCAACCTAGATCCG GAGTCTGTGGATGAAATGGAGCGACGAAAAGAGAAGATCATGCTGCTGTCCCTGCAGCGGCgtcagcagcaggaggaggccAAGGCACGCAAGGAGATCGAGGCCTCGCAGAAGCGGGAAAAGGAGcgggagaaggaggaggagcgcgCACGCAAGAAGGAGGATCAAATGGCGCGACGAGCGGCCATATTGGAACAGCATAGACTCAAGAAAGCCATCGAAGAGGCCGAACGAGAG GGCAAAACCCTGGATCGGCCCGATCTGCATGTGAAACTGCAACCCCAGTCATCTAGTGCAACGAATCCGCGACTCCGGCAGCAGCGCACGACACGTCCCAGGCCCAAGACCATTCATGTGGACGATGCCAGTGTGGACATCAGTGAGGCTTCGAGCATCTCTAGTCGGGGCAAGAAGGGCTCCAGCTCGAATCTAACCG GCTACGGTCAACTAAGCTCAAATTCAATGAAAAGAGATTATTACAGGGGCTCGCAAGACTCCCTCACAGTGAAAG AGTCACCCGATGATTATCCCAGTACAAGTTCAACTCCGATTGGGCGACGGGGATCCTATAAAACTTCCAGAG AGCCAGCAGCCGTCGAGCGGGGCCGCACTCTGTCGCGTATCTCCGTCGCTAAGGGGAGCACACTTAATTTCCGGGGCCGAAAGTCCAATTCGCTAATGAATCTGTGCG ACACAGATTCGGGACTGGGACGCGCCACACCGCCGAGGCGCGCACCCTCGCCTGGAATGGGCGCTTCAGGTAGGCATATGCCATCCCCCTCTGGACCGGGCTCTTTGCCGCCAGGTTTGATATCGAAACGTCGCGGATTTGATGATGGATCCAGCGATTTCTCATTAACTCCGAATTTTAACATGGAATATTCGG GTCCAAAACTCTACAAGCAACCAGCGGCCAAATCCAATCGCGGCATTATACTGAATGCCGTCGAATACTGCGTCTTTCCGGGCGCCGTGAACCGTGAGGCCAAACAGAAAGTGCTCGAGAAGATAGCACGCTCGGAGGCGAAACACTTCCTAGTACTCTTCCGCGATGCGGGCTGCCAGTTCCGCGCCCTCTACAGCTACATGCCCGAGTCCGGGGACCAGGTGACCAAGCTGTACGGCACCGGACCTAGTCAAGTCGACGAAGTCATGTTCGATAAGTTCTTCAA ATACAACTCAGGGGGCAAGTGCTTCTCGCAAGTGCACACCAAGCATCTGACCGTCACCATCGACGCCTTCACAATACACAACTCGCTCTGGCAGGGTAAGCGGGTGCAGTTGCCCAGCAAAAAGGACATGGCGCTTGTTATCTAA
- the LOC108159016 gene encoding patronin isoform X14 yields MDAAESQEIRQARQRASVKWLLSKAFNNRVPDNLKEPFYRDHENQERLKPQIIVELGNATLYCQTLSNLYSDPNYQSLNHWSIIQTLARKGVPVAESSDMPITETVLIQTNPLRINAHMSVIESLMVLYAKEISSGDRIMSAIRRISGSNYQTPPGQTYEQALLAWISHACAALKKRIIKEVETGLPDENGTRLQTPDIPPVRDFQDLCDGICLALLIAYYCPKVVPWTMVRINYLPAVEDSIHNILLVSNFSQKHLPYGVFHMTPEDVTFMRGSMKLNLVLLLTDLFNLFEIHPAKCVCYPGMDGQDVIARRTLGANEHGICHRRGLTMQPVMPIPDLRSDLDQPPVGSPSNRPPFQVPHSNSFSGGLNRRSTPPNEHQQQQQQHQQAVVQANSNHFDGNQGEAFVVHKSRGITTLSSMHSQQQQQHHHQQQHQQQQQFHQQQQSQLQQQLQQQQQQQQQQQQEPLVPARLRQAKEKTNVESKADERGDFVAAGRPSNWEQSRRPSFAGRRSRRNSSSEDSQLTIENFGGSQDQLNTLGGRFDRDRERDRDRDRERKLSNTSIAEPAVAVRSSIADARGTLQLGYDTDSGSEKQDRETEKYSMRRQASVDNVPTVSAHNLSNASSPLPQARNKQHSSDKDYSHSVADTYNDARSSAYDPESTPVRKSSTSSMPASPAAWQLDVGDEDMRSLENASKLSTIRMKLEEKRRRIEQDKRKIEMALLRHQEKEDLESCPEVMKWETMSNESKRTPDMDPVDLDKYQQQQTYGSQQHLSDHHYQQQQRPMQQSFGSSPHLPQAYNAPVSAYSSRPPSRDPYQQQQHQQQHQQQQQQPMAMPQPMQFVNEHGQYMSPPQPSHYQPQSIYSDNGAPYNNHSPHYGAAAPPQYRSSVVFDDYGQPTNHFYLHESSPQAQPQVHPQRRTWAHSAAAAAYEQQQQIQQPMVDVNAWQSQQQQQQHHQQQKKAQQPWMNRPPSSAGGAAQGSFMLHQNGGGGGGGGGGELQHLFQVQASPQHSQRQLGGGANGVQRQQSLTNLRDNRSPKSQHQPQTMGMAMQQEDMMAPQSICFIGDEEDVDEVERNIIESMQATRISDFVLQQQQQQQHHQQQLQLQQQQQRLQGGRGSSSEDYDSGEMISNKLNITSGNLTYRIPSPSRPSIQANSFQDPRDCEDQPAEKGFYISFDDDQPKRPKPPLRAKRSPKKEALPLGDSSSSSRDRDRDSVDHQTLLKRESLSQLHNNNNNNGSEDGHKSAGANRHSIHGLNHSNSVKSPGNATYNKYTDEAPIQLRHLAVSGSDPFGHEPHPHPQPMQQQPMSPTRIQQSNNSAEAAKNKALVIGADATNLDPESVDEMERRKEKIMLLSLQRRQQQEEAKARKEIEASQKREKEREKEEERARKKEDQMARRAAILEQHRLKKAIEEAEREGKTLDRPDLHVKLQPQSSSATNPRLRQQRTTRPRPKTIHVDDASVDISEASSISSRGKKGSSSNLTGYGQLSSNSMKRDYYRGSQDSLTVKESPDDYPSTSSTPIGRRGSYKTSREPAAVERGRTLSRISVAKGSTLNFRGRKSNSLMNLCDTDSGLGRATPPRRAPSPGMGASGRHMPSPSGPGSLPPGLISKRRGFDDGSSDFSLTPNFNMEYSGPKLYKQPAAKSNRGIILNAVEYCVFPGAVNREAKQKVLEKIARSEAKHFLVLFRDAGCQFRALYSYMPESGDQVTKLYGTGPSQVDEVMFDKFFKYNSGGKCFSQVHTKHLTVTIDAFTIHNSLWQGKRVQLPSKKDMALVI; encoded by the exons ATGGATGCCGCCGAATCACAGGAAATACGACAG GCTCGTCAACGTGCTTCCGTCAAGTGGCTGCTCTCGAAGGCCTTCAACAATCGTGTGCCGGACAACCTGAAGGAGCCCTTCTATCGCGACCATGAGAATCAGGAGCGCCTCAAGCCCCAGATCATTGTGGAGCTGGGCAACGCCACGCTGTACTGCCAGACGTTGTCCAATCTGTACTCAGATCCCAACTACCAAAGCTTGAATCACTGGTCAATAATACAGACGCTAGCGCGCAAGGGTGTCCCGGTGGCCGAGTCCTCGGACATGCCCATTACCGAAACGGTATTAATTCAAACGAATCCGTTGCGAATT AACGCCCACATGTCTGTGATAGAATCGCTGATGGTTTTGTATGCCAAGGAGATATCATCGGGTGACCGCATCATGTCGGCCATCAGAAG AATATCTGGCAGCAATTACCAGACGCCTCCTGGCCAAACGTATGAGCAAGCTCTGCTGGCTTGGATTTCGCATGCCTGCGCGGCTCTGAAGAAGCGCATCATCAAGGAGGTGGAGACAGGGCTGCCCGATGAGAAT GGCACGCGTCTGCAGACGCCGGACATACCGCCAGTGAGGGACTTCCAGGATCTGTGCGATGGCATCTGCCTGGCGCTGCTCATCGCCTACTACTGCCCCAAGGTGGTGCCCTGGACGATGGTGCGCATCAACTATCTGCCGGCTGTCGAGGACTCCATACACAATATCCTGCTCGTGAGCAATTTCTCACAGAAGCATCTGCCATATGGCGTCTTCCACATGACGCCCGAGGATGTGACCTTCATGAGGGG ATCGATGAAACTGAATCTGGTACTGCTGCTCACGGATCTGTTCAATCTGTTCGAGATACATCCGGCGAAGTGTGTCTGCTACCCGGGCATGGATGGTCAGG ATGTCATCGCCCGGCGCACCTTGGGCGCCAATGAGCACGGAATCTGCCACCGACGGGGCCTCACAATGCAGCCCGTTATGCCCATACCCGATCTCCGCAGCGATCTCGACCAGCCGCCCGTTGGCTCGCCCTCGAATCGGCCGCCATTTCAAG TTCCGCATTCGAATTCATTCAGCGGCGGCTTAAATCGCAGATCCACCCCGCCAAACgaacaccaacaacagcaacaacaacaccaacaggCGGTTGTTCAAGCAAATTCGAATCATTTCGATGGTAATCAAGGCGAAG CCTTCGTCGTGCACAAGTCGCGTGGCATCACCACACTCTCATCCATGCactcgcagcagcagcagcaacaccaccaccaacagcaacatcagcaacagcaacagttccaccagcagcagcagtcgcagctacagcaacagctacagcagcaacagcagcagcagcagcagcagcagcaggagcccTTGGTTCCGGCTCGCTTGCGTCAGGCTAAAGAAAAGACCAATGTCGAGTCCAAGGCGGATGAGAGAG GCGATTTTGTCGCTGCGGGTCGACCAAGTAACTGGGAACAGAGCCGTCGGCCAAGCTTTGCAG GGCGCCGCTCGCGCAGGAACTCCTCCAGCGAGGACTCCCAGCTGACCATCGAGAACTTTGGCGGCTCCCAGGATCAGCTGAACACGCTGGGAGGCAGATTCGATCGGGATCGCGAACGGGAccgagacagggacagggagcGGAAGTTGTCCAACACCAGCATAG CTGAACCCGCTGTGGCCGTGCGCTCCTCCATTGCCGATGCCCGGGGCACGCTGCAGCTTGGCTACGACACGGATTCGGGCTCGGAGAAGCAGGACCGCGAGACGGAGAAGTATTCAATGCGTCGGCAGGCGAG TGTCGACAATGTGCCCACGGTGTCGGCTCACAATCTATCGAATGCGAGCAGCCCCTTGCCACAGGCACGGAACAAGCAACATTCCAGCGACAAAGACTACAGCCACAGCGTGGCGGACACCTACAACGATGCCCGCTCCAGTGCCTACGATCCGGAGAGCACACCAGTGCGCAAGTCCTCCACCAGCAGCATGCCAGCGAGCCCCGCAGCCTGGCAGCTGGACGTGGGCGATGAGGACATGCGCTCGCTGGAGAACGCCAGCAAGCTGTCCACCATACGCATGAAGCTGGAGGAGAAGCGTCGTCGCATTGAGCAGGACAAGCGGAAGATCGAAATGGCCCTGCTCAGGCACCAGGAGAAG GAGGATCTCGAATCTTGTCCGGAGGTTATGAAGTGGGAGACCATGAGTAATGAATCGAAGCGCACGCCGGACATGGATCCCGTTGACTTGGACAAGTACCAG cagcaacagacgTATGGGTCGCAGCAGCACCTGTCTGACCACCactaccagcagcagcagagaccCATGCAGCAAAGCTTTGGCTCATCGCCGCATCTTCCGCAGGCCTACAATGCCCCAGTCAGTGCGTACAGCTCCCGTCCGCCCAGCCGCGATCCctaccagcagcaacaacatcagcagcaacaccagcagcagcagcagcagcccatgGCCATGCCCCAGCCGATGCAGTTCGTCAATGAGCACGGCCAGTACATGTCGCCGCCGCAGCCCTCCCACTACCAGCCGCAGAGCATCTACAGCGACAACGGAGCGCCCTACAACAACCACTCGCCGCACTACGGAGCGGCTGCTCCTCCGCAGTACAGGAGCAGTGTGGTCTTCGATGACTATGGCCAGCCCACGAACCACTTCTACCTGCATGAGTCCTCGCCACAGGCACAGCCACAGGTCCATCCCCAGCGCCGCACCTGGGCGCActcagcagcagccgccgcctacgagcagcagcagcagatacAGCAGCCGATGGTGGATGTGAATGCGTGGCAgtcacagcagcagcagcaacagcaccaccagcagcagaagaaggccCAGCAGCCCTGGATGAACAGGCCTCCCTCCAGCGCGGGAGGAGCGGCCCAGGGCAGCTTTATGCTGCACCAGAACGGGGGAGGaggtggtggcggcggcggaggcGAGCTCCAGCATCTGTTCCAGGTGCAGGCCTCGCCGCAGCACTCGCAGCGCCAGTTGGGTGGGGGGGCCAACGGGGTGCAGAGACAGCAATCACTGACCAATCTGCGCGACAATCGCTCGCCCAAGTCCCAGCACCAGCCGCAGACCATGGGTATGGCCATGCAGCAGGAGGACATGATGGCACCGCAGAGCATTTGCTTCATTGGCGACGAGGAGGATGTGGACGAGGTGGAGCGCAACATCATCGAGTCCATGCAGGCCACACGCATCTCGGACTTTGtgcttcagcagcagcagcaacagcaacatcaccagcagcaactgcaactgcagcagcagcagcagcgtctgCAAGGCGGAAGGGGCAGTAGTTCGGAGGACTACGACAGCGGCGAGATGATTTCCAACAAGCTGAACATCACCAGCGGCAATCTCACCTACCGCATACCCTCGCCCTCGCGCCCCTCCATTCAGGCCAACAGTTTCCAGGACCCGCGCGATTGCGAGGATCAGCCGGCTGAGAAGGGCTTCTACATCTCCTTCGACGACGACCAGCCCAAGCGGCCCAAGCCGCCGCTGCGCGCCAAGCGCTCGCCCAAGAAGGAGGCCCTTCCGTTgggcgacagcagcagcagcagccgcgacagggacagggacagcgTGGACCACCAGACTCTGCTCAAACGGGAGTCCCTAAGTCAACtgcacaacaacaataacaacaacggCAGCGAGGACGGCCACAAGTCAGCAGGGGCCAACAGGCACAGCATCCACGGCCTCAACCACTCCAACAGTGTCAAATCGCCCGGCAATGCCACCTACAACAAGTACACGGACGAGGCGCCCATCCAACTACGCCATCTGGCCGTATCGGGCTCGGATCCATTTGGCCacgagccacacccacacccacagcccatgcagcagcagcccatgTCACCCACGCGAATCCAGCAGAGCAACAACAGTGCCGAGGCGGCCAAGAACAAGGCGCTGGTGATTGGAGCCGACGCCACCAACCTAGATCCG GAGTCTGTGGATGAAATGGAGCGACGAAAAGAGAAGATCATGCTGCTGTCCCTGCAGCGGCgtcagcagcaggaggaggccAAGGCACGCAAGGAGATCGAGGCCTCGCAGAAGCGGGAAAAGGAGcgggagaaggaggaggagcgcgCACGCAAGAAGGAGGATCAAATGGCGCGACGAGCGGCCATATTGGAACAGCATAGACTCAAGAAAGCCATCGAAGAGGCCGAACGAGAG GGCAAAACCCTGGATCGGCCCGATCTGCATGTGAAACTGCAACCCCAGTCATCTAGTGCAACGAATCCGCGACTCCGGCAGCAGCGCACGACACGTCCCAGGCCCAAGACCATTCATGTGGACGATGCCAGTGTGGACATCAGTGAGGCTTCGAGCATCTCTAGTCGGGGCAAGAAGGGCTCCAGCTCGAATCTAACCG GCTACGGTCAACTAAGCTCAAATTCAATGAAAAGAGATTATTACAGGGGCTCGCAAGACTCCCTCACAGTGAAAG AGTCACCCGATGATTATCCCAGTACAAGTTCAACTCCGATTGGGCGACGGGGATCCTATAAAACTTCCAGAG AGCCAGCAGCCGTCGAGCGGGGCCGCACTCTGTCGCGTATCTCCGTCGCTAAGGGGAGCACACTTAATTTCCGGGGCCGAAAGTCCAATTCGCTAATGAATCTGTGCG ACACAGATTCGGGACTGGGACGCGCCACACCGCCGAGGCGCGCACCCTCGCCTGGAATGGGCGCTTCAGGTAGGCATATGCCATCCCCCTCTGGACCGGGCTCTTTGCCGCCAGGTTTGATATCGAAACGTCGCGGATTTGATGATGGATCCAGCGATTTCTCATTAACTCCGAATTTTAACATGGAATATTCGG GTCCAAAACTCTACAAGCAACCAGCGGCCAAATCCAATCGCGGCATTATACTGAATGCCGTCGAATACTGCGTCTTTCCGGGCGCCGTGAACCGTGAGGCCAAACAGAAAGTGCTCGAGAAGATAGCACGCTCGGAGGCGAAACACTTCCTAGTACTCTTCCGCGATGCGGGCTGCCAGTTCCGCGCCCTCTACAGCTACATGCCCGAGTCCGGGGACCAGGTGACCAAGCTGTACGGCACCGGACCTAGTCAAGTCGACGAAGTCATGTTCGATAAGTTCTTCAA ATACAACTCAGGGGGCAAGTGCTTCTCGCAAGTGCACACCAAGCATCTGACCGTCACCATCGACGCCTTCACAATACACAACTCGCTCTGGCAGGGTAAGCGGGTGCAGTTGCCCAGCAAAAAGGACATGGCGCTTGTTATCTAA